From one Sorangium aterium genomic stretch:
- a CDS encoding prenyltransferase/squalene oxidase repeat-containing protein, whose translation MANADRHAVSAATPGVAMRRAAQALIAQQHPEGRWEGEVIWCPMIAAQYVLAAHVIGLPIASSRRQALLRQFESSRLSDGTWGLYVETARSHGAPRSSLFVTGLVYVAARLLDVPPDDPLLTRGKAFIDRAGGLLDIPAWGKFWLAVVNLYPWHGVAPVLPELWLLPRWLFAHPGNFYCHLRRIYAPMAYVFASGHQGPLTPRILELRHELFARPWTENNFAAARYRSRPEDLWRPPTVRFRAVRRLSVLYECAAPSWLRRRAMARLLAYIRYDLRTTSHTAISAVSGIIDAIALWLNDPSDTDLARVWSQFDEMWTWMDDERGLRIAGARSATWDSAFALQALEFACHDDATRRSLQRGRRFLATQQIFEKLPQAEEFHRIDPQGGFCFAGVWHGWPVSDCTAEAICALGPALSAEALSHAAEFILRCQNPDGAFGTYEPRKTQSTLEWLNPAEMFSASMTEHSFVECTASCIAALRAARGRLDPDLRVRSEKAVQRAVGWLVGQQRRDGSWPGFWGVHFIYGTLFGIRGLASAGGHEKAVARGCEWLVARQNQDGGWGEHHDGCRSGTYTPHPESQAIQTAWALLALIEGGSSEHAALDAAALYLARTQSMDGTWPEQDHVGVFFRTALIQFPLYRTYFPLWALAAYVDRRGHV comes from the coding sequence ATGGCGAACGCTGACCGGCATGCCGTGTCGGCGGCGACGCCGGGAGTCGCGATGCGTCGTGCCGCGCAGGCGCTGATTGCACAGCAGCATCCGGAAGGGCGCTGGGAGGGAGAGGTCATCTGGTGCCCGATGATCGCCGCGCAGTACGTGCTGGCCGCGCACGTGATCGGCCTTCCGATAGCGTCGTCGCGGCGCCAGGCGCTGCTGCGGCAGTTCGAGAGCTCGCGGCTGTCGGATGGCACCTGGGGGCTTTACGTCGAGACCGCGCGCTCTCATGGCGCGCCGCGGTCCTCGCTGTTCGTCACCGGGCTCGTCTATGTCGCGGCGCGGCTCCTCGACGTCCCCCCGGATGATCCGCTGCTCACCCGTGGCAAGGCTTTCATCGACCGTGCGGGCGGGCTGCTCGACATCCCGGCCTGGGGCAAGTTCTGGCTGGCTGTCGTGAACCTGTATCCATGGCACGGGGTGGCACCGGTCCTTCCCGAGCTTTGGCTACTGCCGCGCTGGCTGTTTGCTCATCCCGGGAATTTCTACTGTCACCTGCGGCGTATCTACGCGCCCATGGCGTACGTATTTGCGTCGGGGCATCAAGGCCCGCTCACGCCGCGTATTCTGGAGCTGCGGCACGAGCTCTTCGCACGGCCCTGGACGGAGAACAACTTCGCAGCCGCCCGTTATCGCAGCCGCCCGGAGGATCTGTGGCGACCGCCGACCGTGCGGTTCCGCGCCGTGCGGCGGCTGAGCGTCCTCTATGAATGCGCCGCACCGAGTTGGCTGCGGCGCCGCGCCATGGCGCGACTGCTCGCGTACATACGCTACGACCTGCGTACGACATCGCACACCGCGATTTCGGCGGTGAGCGGCATCATCGACGCCATCGCCCTTTGGCTGAACGATCCAAGCGACACCGACCTTGCCCGCGTCTGGTCGCAGTTCGATGAGATGTGGACATGGATGGACGACGAGAGAGGACTGAGAATCGCCGGTGCGCGAAGTGCCACCTGGGACTCGGCGTTTGCGCTTCAGGCCCTCGAGTTCGCGTGTCACGACGACGCAACGCGGAGGTCGCTGCAAAGGGGGAGGCGCTTTCTGGCAACCCAGCAGATTTTCGAGAAGCTCCCACAGGCTGAGGAATTCCACCGTATCGATCCACAGGGCGGCTTCTGCTTCGCCGGGGTCTGGCATGGGTGGCCTGTCAGCGACTGCACCGCCGAGGCGATTTGCGCCCTCGGGCCCGCTCTGAGTGCGGAGGCGCTGTCGCATGCGGCTGAGTTCATCCTGCGCTGTCAGAACCCCGACGGAGCGTTCGGGACATATGAACCGCGGAAGACCCAGTCAACGCTCGAGTGGTTGAACCCTGCCGAGATGTTCTCGGCCTCGATGACGGAGCATTCGTTCGTCGAATGTACTGCGTCGTGTATCGCCGCACTGCGGGCGGCTCGGGGACGCCTTGACCCCGACCTGCGCGTGCGCAGCGAGAAGGCCGTCCAGCGTGCGGTGGGCTGGCTCGTCGGCCAGCAACGACGGGACGGCTCGTGGCCGGGGTTCTGGGGCGTGCATTTCATTTACGGCACGCTCTTCGGCATCCGCGGTCTTGCCAGCGCGGGCGGTCATGAGAAAGCCGTCGCCCGTGGATGCGAGTGGCTTGTCGCACGGCAGAATCAGGACGGCGGCTGGGGCGAACATCACGACGGCTGCCGGTCTGGCACGTACACGCCGCATCCGGAGAGCCAGGCCATCCAGACCGCGTGGGCACTTCTCGCATTGATCGAAGGAGGCTCCTCCGAACACGCGGCTCTCGACGCTGCGGCGCTATACCTGGCACGCACCCAGTCGATGGACGGGACATGGCCGGAGCAGGATCACGTCGGCGTGTTCTTCCGGACAGCGCTCATCCAATTCCCGCTCTACAGGACATACTTCCCCCTATGGGCCTTGGCCGCCTACGTAGATCGAAGGGGACATGTGTGA
- a CDS encoding phytoene/squalene synthase family protein, translating to MQERTARQQAVTGAGAAPPPAPNVPPTAAERERAERFCRAILPAASRTFALSIRALPGTLGRAVLAAYLICRIADTVEDERTIVPAQKAALLERLLDCFDGPAAASAFPALVPALGCNPEHARLVRHTPDVFTLFRALPSGTQRHVRRWVVEMVEGMSRFVLRYPNGIRVQTLDEFREYCYYVAGTVGYMLTDLWHEHSPNVSRRRYAVLRRHCRAFAQALQTVNILKDVALDAAADNAIYLPEQLLQLHGSSHATMLAPEFARQNHAAVTELIEIAWRDLEEARLYLLALPRRAVAIRMFCVFPLLFAYATLRDLAHTQAVLVPGDAPKISRREVKRLLVSGTMLVMSNRGVCWLIEQARAGRFAAS from the coding sequence ATGCAAGAGCGCACGGCCAGACAGCAGGCGGTGACCGGCGCGGGAGCGGCGCCGCCGCCCGCGCCCAACGTGCCGCCGACCGCCGCCGAACGCGAGAGGGCAGAGCGGTTCTGCCGAGCCATCCTGCCTGCAGCGTCGCGCACCTTCGCGCTAAGCATTCGCGCCCTGCCTGGTACGCTAGGCCGCGCCGTCCTGGCCGCGTATCTCATCTGCCGCATCGCCGACACGGTCGAGGACGAGCGCACGATCGTGCCCGCCCAAAAGGCCGCGCTGCTCGAGCGGCTACTCGACTGCTTCGACGGGCCGGCAGCGGCTTCCGCATTCCCCGCGCTCGTCCCCGCACTCGGCTGCAACCCCGAGCACGCCCGCCTCGTGCGCCACACGCCCGACGTCTTCACCCTGTTCCGCGCGCTGCCGTCGGGCACGCAGCGTCACGTGCGCCGTTGGGTAGTCGAAATGGTCGAGGGGATGAGCCGGTTCGTGCTGCGCTATCCGAACGGCATCCGCGTTCAGACGCTCGACGAGTTCCGCGAATACTGCTACTATGTGGCCGGAACTGTGGGCTACATGCTCACCGATCTCTGGCACGAGCACTCGCCGAACGTCAGTCGCCGCCGGTACGCGGTGCTCCGCCGCCACTGCCGGGCGTTCGCTCAGGCGCTGCAGACGGTAAACATCCTTAAGGACGTGGCGCTGGACGCGGCGGCCGATAACGCGATCTACCTGCCGGAGCAGTTGCTGCAGCTCCACGGCAGCAGCCACGCGACGATGCTCGCGCCCGAGTTCGCGCGGCAGAATCACGCCGCCGTGACCGAGCTGATCGAAATCGCCTGGCGCGACCTCGAAGAGGCTCGCTTGTACCTTCTCGCCCTGCCGCGTCGCGCGGTGGCGATTCGAATGTTCTGCGTTTTCCCGCTGCTCTTCGCCTACGCGACGCTGCGCGACCTCGCGCACACGCAGGCCGTGCTCGTCCCGGGCGACGCGCCGAAGATCTCGCGGCGCGAGGTGAAGCGGCTGCTCGTCAGTGGCACGATGCTCGTGATGAGCAACCGCGGCGTGTGCTGGCTGATCGAGCAGGCGCGCGCGGGGAGGTTCGCCGCCTCATAG
- a CDS encoding hydroxymethylglutaryl-CoA reductase, degradative, with the protein MSQNVFSRISGFYKRCLEDRLSAIEALGVLDEDARAHLASGGGLPTAVADRLCENVIATHALPLGLALNFRVNQRDVLVPMAVEEPSVIAAASNAARMVRLSGGFTGEADPPIMTAQVQLDDVPDVDAAASRVVAARASLLAAGDAAIPRMVARGGGCRDVEARVLSAELGVLVVHLYVEVGDAMGANLVDTVAEAVAPLVQRIAGGTLGLRILSNLTVRRLVRVTATASDEALGGAEVASGIARAIRFAELDPYRAATHNKGFMNGLDATAVALGQDFRAIEAGAHAYAAMSGRYRPLSTWERIPGGVVGRAELPLAVGTVGGLAEVHAGVRAALQLVGAKSARELAVVLASVGLASNLAALRALASEGIQRGHMRLHERKRALAAAGSGGAAASPSGEAKRFAPERADGARVVQQGEGET; encoded by the coding sequence ATGAGCCAGAATGTGTTCAGCCGAATCAGCGGATTCTACAAGCGGTGCCTCGAGGATCGGCTCAGTGCGATTGAGGCGCTCGGCGTCCTCGACGAGGACGCGAGAGCGCACCTCGCGAGCGGCGGCGGGCTGCCGACGGCGGTGGCCGACAGGCTGTGCGAGAACGTTATCGCGACGCATGCGCTTCCGCTCGGCCTGGCGCTGAACTTCCGCGTCAACCAGCGCGACGTGCTGGTGCCCATGGCCGTCGAGGAGCCGAGCGTCATCGCCGCCGCGTCGAACGCGGCGCGCATGGTCCGCCTATCGGGCGGGTTCACCGGCGAGGCGGATCCGCCGATCATGACAGCCCAGGTCCAGCTCGACGACGTGCCGGACGTCGACGCGGCGGCGAGCCGGGTCGTAGCGGCGCGCGCGAGCCTGCTCGCGGCCGGCGACGCGGCGATTCCGAGGATGGTGGCGCGCGGCGGCGGATGTCGCGACGTCGAGGCGCGCGTCCTCTCGGCGGAGCTCGGCGTGCTTGTCGTGCACCTCTACGTGGAGGTCGGCGATGCCATGGGCGCGAACCTGGTCGACACCGTGGCGGAGGCGGTGGCGCCGCTCGTGCAGCGCATCGCCGGCGGGACGCTCGGGCTCCGGATCCTTTCGAACCTGACCGTACGCCGCCTCGTCCGGGTAACGGCGACCGCTTCCGACGAGGCGCTCGGCGGCGCGGAGGTGGCGAGCGGCATCGCGCGGGCGATCCGCTTTGCGGAGCTCGATCCGTACCGCGCGGCCACCCACAATAAGGGCTTCATGAACGGGCTCGACGCGACCGCGGTCGCGCTTGGGCAGGACTTCCGCGCGATCGAGGCCGGCGCGCACGCGTACGCCGCCATGAGCGGCCGCTACCGGCCGCTCAGCACGTGGGAGCGCATTCCCGGCGGGGTCGTGGGCCGCGCAGAGCTGCCGCTCGCCGTCGGCACCGTGGGCGGCCTGGCCGAGGTGCACGCGGGGGTGCGCGCGGCGCTGCAGCTCGTCGGCGCGAAGAGCGCACGCGAGCTCGCAGTGGTGCTCGCCTCCGTCGGCCTCGCCTCAAACCTAGCGGCGCTGCGCGCGCTCGCGAGCGAGGGCATCCAGCGGGGCCACATGCGGCTCCACGAGCGCAAGCGCGCGCTGGCGGCCGCGGGGAGCGGCGGGGCAGCGGCGTCGCCGTCGGGCGAGGCCAAGCGGTTCGCGCCGGAGCGCGCCGACGGTGCCCGCGTGGTGCAGCAGGGAGAGGGCGAGACATGA